The following are encoded in a window of Fretibacter rubidus genomic DNA:
- a CDS encoding tyrosine recombinase XerC, with product MPAADCLALFLAHLLGERRLADKTVEAYQRDIGDFLGFITDHTGQDVTLVDLGALKVTDFRAYLAHRRRGDKALSSSSIGRHLSALRTFFRYIERRWDIRNDALALIKGPRAKRPLPKALSVSGAQQMMDGGLNPEREAWIEARNVAVMSLLYGAGLRISEALSLTSSQTPLGDTLVITGKGGKSRLVPILSVVAEAVARYQSLCPFSVAPDAPMFRGARGGVLNPRIIQGEMQNLRAAFGLPDSATPHALRHSFATHLLAGGGDLRTIQQLLGHASLSTTQRYTDVDGAALIRVHKAAHPRAKISR from the coding sequence ATGCCTGCGGCAGACTGTTTAGCGTTATTTTTAGCCCATCTGTTGGGCGAGCGTCGCTTGGCCGATAAAACGGTCGAGGCTTATCAGCGCGACATTGGCGATTTTTTAGGGTTTATCACAGACCATACAGGTCAAGATGTGACGCTGGTTGACTTGGGCGCTTTGAAGGTTACGGATTTTCGAGCCTATCTTGCGCATCGGCGGCGCGGGGATAAGGCGCTGTCAAGCAGTTCGATTGGGCGGCACCTCTCGGCACTGCGGACTTTTTTTCGCTACATTGAACGGCGCTGGGATATACGCAATGACGCGCTGGCGCTGATTAAAGGCCCGCGTGCCAAACGCCCTTTGCCCAAGGCATTATCTGTGTCAGGCGCGCAGCAAATGATGGACGGCGGGCTAAACCCTGAGCGCGAGGCCTGGATAGAGGCCCGCAATGTCGCGGTCATGAGCCTTTTGTACGGGGCGGGGCTGCGTATATCCGAAGCGCTGTCTTTAACGTCGTCGCAAACCCCGCTTGGTGATACGCTAGTCATCACGGGTAAGGGCGGTAAGTCCCGCCTAGTGCCGATACTGTCCGTTGTGGCAGAGGCTGTAGCGCGCTATCAATCATTATGCCCGTTTAGCGTTGCGCCTGACGCACCAATGTTTCGCGGCGCGCGCGGCGGCGTATTAAATCCGCGCATTATCCAAGGCGAAATGCAAAATTTGCGCGCGGCTTTTGGTTTGCCCGATAGCGCGACACCCCACGCGCTTCGCCATAGCTTTGCCACCCATTTGCTGGCGGGTGGTGGGGACCTTCGCACGATACAACAGCTTTTGGGTCACGCTAGTCTATCCACAACACAGCGCTATACCGATGTGGACGGGGCCGCTTTAATACGGGTGCATAAAGCCGCCCATCCTAGGGCGAAAATCTCGCGCTAA
- a CDS encoding multidrug efflux SMR transporter, which translates to MNAWMFLGLAIVFEVTGTMLLKASNGFEKVGIGMASIACYSICFWMLAPAIKVIPVGVAYAIWAGMGIVCAAALSILLFDQKLALTQYGFIGLILIGAVGLNLTTQH; encoded by the coding sequence ATGAATGCTTGGATGTTTTTGGGGTTAGCCATTGTGTTTGAAGTGACAGGCACCATGCTACTGAAAGCCTCAAATGGGTTTGAAAAAGTCGGCATCGGTATGGCCTCTATTGCGTGTTACTCCATATGCTTTTGGATGTTAGCCCCCGCGATCAAAGTCATTCCCGTTGGTGTAGCCTACGCCATTTGGGCGGGTATGGGGATTGTTTGCGCCGCCGCCCTATCGATATTATTGTTTGATCAAAAACTCGCGCTAACCCAATACGGCTTTATCGGATTGATACTCATCGGTGCGGTTGGGCTTAACCTAACCACACAGCATTAG
- a CDS encoding DUF2141 domain-containing protein, with translation MFVKSKLKPKRSIGKGGLLALLAALSLNAGVPAFASSGHSNDGTIPVSITIENVRAGDVPLYISVQKRGQYQGIKGHGVVLKSTTSGTMRAMVNVDVVDDYAVSLWHDLDNDGVFSMNERYQPEDGWGASGTVPTDRAPKFDDVKVTVPMAGKDVTVSMIYPN, from the coding sequence ATGTTTGTTAAGTCAAAACTCAAGCCAAAACGGTCTATCGGTAAAGGAGGGCTATTGGCCTTGCTCGCCGCTTTATCTTTAAACGCAGGCGTGCCAGCCTTCGCGTCCAGCGGTCACTCTAATGACGGTACCATCCCCGTCAGCATTACGATTGAGAATGTGCGGGCAGGGGATGTGCCGCTTTACATATCCGTGCAAAAACGCGGACAGTATCAAGGCATTAAAGGGCATGGTGTTGTGCTAAAATCCACGACATCAGGCACAATGCGGGCCATGGTTAATGTGGACGTCGTTGATGATTACGCCGTATCCCTTTGGCATGATCTGGATAATGACGGTGTCTTTTCCATGAACGAGCGTTATCAACCCGAGGATGGTTGGGGCGCATCAGGCACAGTCCCTACTGACCGAGCGCCAAAATTTGACGATGTCAAAGTCACGGTTCCTATGGCCGGAAAAGACGTCACAGTGTCGATGATCTATCCCAACTAA
- a CDS encoding winged helix-turn-helix domain-containing protein, translating into MPHKENAENTGADHDIPIDAIDDVIHGRLRLGIMAYLSAVNPASFPELLDKTGTSNGNLSTHLTKLEAAGYIRQDKGYKGKRPQTLVHLTNGGRAAWINYLDAMRALLGDP; encoded by the coding sequence ATGCCGCATAAAGAAAACGCAGAGAATACAGGGGCCGACCACGATATCCCTATTGATGCGATTGATGATGTTATTCACGGACGATTACGGCTTGGCATTATGGCCTATCTATCAGCGGTGAACCCCGCGAGCTTTCCCGAACTGCTCGACAAGACAGGGACAAGTAACGGCAATCTATCGACCCATCTTACCAAGCTGGAAGCGGCAGGCTATATCCGCCAAGACAAGGGCTATAAAGGCAAACGCCCGCAAACATTAGTGCATTTGACCAATGGGGGCCGCGCGGCATGGATAAATTATCTGGATGCGATGCGCGCGCTCTTGGGTGACCCATAA
- a CDS encoding alkylphosphonate utilization protein has translation MSAPCPLCETAVATQDYSVPETPAPITLKLCENCHAALDMPAANAAHWQCLTVTMWSEVEGAQVTAYRIFKALPSEAFAQDALDMLYLDPDTQSWADSFAYPVPNANPTLDSNGTFLAAGDNVTLIKDLPVKGAGFTAKRGTVVRGISLTDNPEHIEGRVNGQRIVIISAFVKKG, from the coding sequence ATGTCCGCCCCCTGCCCCCTTTGCGAAACTGCGGTTGCTACGCAAGATTATAGCGTCCCGGAAACACCTGCCCCTATCACCTTAAAGCTTTGTGAAAACTGCCACGCAGCGTTGGATATGCCCGCCGCTAACGCCGCTCATTGGCAATGCCTGACGGTAACAATGTGGTCAGAGGTCGAGGGCGCACAAGTCACCGCTTACCGTATTTTCAAAGCCTTGCCATCAGAAGCCTTTGCCCAAGACGCACTCGATATGCTGTATCTTGATCCTGATACACAAAGCTGGGCCGACAGCTTTGCTTATCCTGTGCCCAATGCCAATCCAACTTTGGATTCAAATGGGACATTTTTAGCGGCGGGTGACAATGTCACGCTGATTAAGGATTTACCCGTCAAAGGCGCGGGCTTTACCGCCAAGCGCGGCACAGTTGTGCGTGGTATTTCGTTGACCGATAATCCAGAGCATATCGAAGGCCGGGTCAATGGTCAGCGCATCGTCATCATCAGCGCCTTTGTGAAAAAGGGCTAA
- a CDS encoding TIGR00341 family protein produces the protein MRFIKANFPADKADAVIAIVERANPVDWSVDSGYGRFEKAIEIVVETGRGQGLVDDLQSLLSGSPDWRVVVLPVEATLPRPEAPEPTDEKVSTTSLREELYAKVDRDCTLNSDFILLTVLSSIVAAIGLNGDSVAIVIAAMVIAPLLGPILAFALATALGDMSLMRKASKTAVTGLVVGFVFALALTLIVPVNMESLELTSRAVIGPEIVVLALASGAAAALSLSTGISSALVGVMVAVALLPPSVASALFLGAGDYDRAQGAALLLGLNVVCAILSAQLVFAYKGLRPRRWTSQQKAGRAQRLNIIVWCVLLLLLVALAYRLNIRLT, from the coding sequence ATGCGATTTATAAAAGCCAATTTTCCTGCCGATAAAGCCGACGCGGTGATAGCCATTGTCGAACGCGCGAACCCTGTGGATTGGTCCGTGGATAGTGGTTACGGCCGGTTTGAAAAGGCCATTGAGATTGTTGTCGAAACTGGGCGCGGCCAAGGTCTTGTCGATGATTTGCAAAGCTTGCTGTCTGGTTCGCCCGATTGGCGGGTCGTTGTTCTGCCCGTCGAGGCCACATTGCCCCGCCCCGAAGCGCCAGAACCCACAGACGAAAAAGTCAGCACGACATCTTTGCGTGAGGAATTATACGCCAAGGTCGACCGCGACTGCACGCTGAATTCCGATTTTATTCTGCTGACTGTTTTGTCCTCCATCGTGGCGGCGATTGGCCTTAATGGGGACAGTGTCGCCATTGTCATTGCGGCGATGGTGATTGCCCCGCTGCTAGGTCCAATCTTGGCCTTCGCTTTGGCGACAGCGCTGGGGGATATGTCACTCATGCGTAAGGCTTCAAAAACGGCGGTCACAGGATTAGTCGTCGGTTTTGTGTTCGCGCTCGCTTTAACGTTGATTGTCCCTGTGAATATGGAAAGCTTAGAGCTGACATCGCGGGCCGTTATCGGCCCTGAAATAGTGGTGCTTGCGCTCGCATCAGGGGCTGCGGCGGCGCTGTCATTATCCACGGGGATTTCGTCGGCTTTGGTTGGGGTGATGGTGGCCGTGGCCTTATTGCCGCCCTCTGTCGCTTCGGCGTTGTTTTTGGGGGCTGGAGATTATGACCGCGCGCAGGGGGCGGCGTTACTGTTGGGGCTAAATGTTGTCTGCGCAATTTTATCGGCGCAACTGGTTTTTGCCTATAAAGGTTTGCGTCCGCGCCGCTGGACAAGTCAGCAAAAAGCAGGGCGCGCGCAACGGCTCAATATTATTGTCTGGTGCGTGTTATTATTACTACTTGTTGCGCTGGCTTACCGTTTGAATATTCGCCTCACATAA
- a CDS encoding sodium-translocating pyrophosphatase yields the protein MGSVMDTTLMLIIAAGIIAVVYGVITRASLMKASTGNERMNEIAGAIQEGAKAYLNKQYKTIAIVGVFVTVLLFLFFRNAIAPVGFVLGAVLSGIAGYVGMLVSVQANVRTTEASRQSLGAGLNIAFKAGAITGMLVAGLALLGLAVYYYVLTGPMGANERGVIDGLVSLSLGASLISVFARLGGGIFTKGADVGGDLVGKVEAGIPEDDPRNPATIADNVGDNVGDCAGMAADLFETYVVTIAATMVLGSIIFSGVGQLALYPMAIGAACIVTSIIGTYFVRLSKGSDNVMGALYKGLIVTGILSIAAIYGVTSYLLGMGEIAGTPFSGMDLFLCGVVGLIITGLIVMITEYYTGTKFRPVRSVAEASESGHGTNVIQGLAVSMEATAIPVLIIVFGIIATYSLGGLYGIAIAVTAMLGVAGMIVALDAFGPVTDNAGGIAEMAELPSEVRNTTDMLDAVGNTTKAVTKGYAIGSAGLGALVLFAAFYKDIEYFAAKAEPGTFFDGLGTLTFSLTDPYVIVGLFIGGLLPYLFGAWAMQSVGRAAGAIVEEVRRQFKADPGIMAGTSRPDYARAVDLLTGAAIKEMIKPSLLPILAPIVLFFVIQFIATAVTGDKVAGNAAALSALGAMLLGVIVTGLFVALSMTAGGGAWDNAKKYIEDGNHGGKGSEAHKASVTGDTVGDPYKDTAGPAVNPMIKITNIIALLLIAVLAH from the coding sequence ATGGGGAGTGTTATGGACACGACACTTATGTTAATTATTGCGGCGGGCATTATTGCCGTCGTTTACGGGGTCATTACCCGTGCTAGCCTGATGAAGGCCAGCACCGGCAATGAGCGTATGAATGAAATTGCTGGCGCCATTCAAGAAGGCGCGAAAGCTTATTTAAACAAACAATATAAAACGATTGCGATTGTCGGTGTGTTTGTCACCGTGCTTTTGTTCTTGTTTTTCCGCAACGCAATCGCGCCCGTTGGCTTTGTGCTCGGCGCGGTTTTGTCGGGTATTGCAGGCTATGTCGGTATGCTGGTTTCTGTGCAGGCCAATGTCCGCACAACAGAAGCCTCTCGCCAGTCACTCGGCGCGGGCTTGAACATTGCGTTTAAAGCCGGCGCGATTACGGGTATGCTTGTGGCGGGTCTCGCCCTGCTTGGCCTCGCTGTTTATTACTACGTATTGACGGGTCCTATGGGCGCGAATGAGCGCGGCGTGATTGACGGTCTTGTCTCGCTCTCACTGGGTGCGTCACTGATTTCTGTCTTTGCGCGTCTTGGCGGCGGTATCTTTACCAAAGGGGCTGACGTTGGTGGTGATTTGGTCGGCAAAGTCGAAGCCGGCATTCCCGAAGACGACCCCCGCAACCCCGCAACGATTGCCGATAACGTTGGTGATAATGTGGGTGACTGCGCCGGTATGGCGGCCGATTTGTTCGAGACTTATGTCGTGACAATTGCCGCGACTATGGTGCTTGGCTCCATTATCTTCTCTGGTGTTGGGCAGCTTGCGCTTTATCCCATGGCGATTGGTGCAGCCTGTATCGTGACATCAATTATTGGCACATATTTCGTTCGCCTCTCCAAAGGGTCTGACAATGTGATGGGTGCTTTATATAAAGGGTTGATCGTCACAGGTATTCTATCGATTGCCGCCATTTACGGGGTAACGTCATATCTACTCGGTATGGGCGAGATTGCGGGCACGCCGTTCTCTGGTATGGATTTGTTCCTTTGCGGCGTCGTGGGTCTGATTATTACAGGCCTTATCGTGATGATCACAGAATATTACACGGGCACAAAGTTCCGCCCAGTACGCTCTGTCGCGGAAGCCTCTGAATCAGGTCACGGTACAAATGTCATCCAAGGCCTCGCGGTCTCTATGGAGGCGACCGCCATTCCGGTTCTGATTATCGTCTTTGGTATTATCGCAACCTATAGCCTTGGCGGCCTTTACGGCATTGCCATTGCCGTCACAGCCATGCTTGGTGTGGCAGGTATGATTGTTGCGCTTGATGCGTTCGGCCCTGTAACAGATAACGCAGGCGGCATTGCCGAAATGGCAGAGCTTCCTTCCGAAGTCCGTAACACAACCGATATGCTTGACGCTGTGGGTAACACCACCAAAGCCGTGACTAAAGGTTACGCCATTGGCTCTGCTGGTCTTGGCGCGCTTGTGCTCTTTGCCGCCTTTTACAAAGACATTGAATATTTCGCAGCGAAAGCTGAGCCCGGAACATTCTTTGACGGCCTGGGTACGCTGACGTTCAGCTTGACGGATCCTTACGTGATTGTCGGTCTGTTTATTGGTGGCCTTCTGCCTTACCTTTTCGGGGCTTGGGCGATGCAATCTGTTGGCCGTGCGGCTGGCGCGATTGTTGAGGAAGTCCGTCGTCAGTTCAAAGCTGACCCGGGTATCATGGCAGGGACATCACGTCCAGATTACGCGCGGGCAGTTGACCTTTTGACGGGTGCGGCGATTAAGGAAATGATCAAACCGTCACTTCTGCCAATCCTCGCCCCGATTGTTTTGTTCTTTGTTATTCAGTTCATCGCAACTGCGGTGACAGGTGACAAAGTTGCGGGCAATGCGGCGGCGCTCTCTGCGCTGGGTGCGATGCTGCTGGGTGTTATCGTGACAGGTCTGTTTGTGGCGCTTTCCATGACCGCTGGTGGCGGCGCATGGGATAATGCCAAAAAATATATCGAAGACGGCAATCACGGCGGCAAGGGCTCAGAAGCCCATAAAGCGTCTGTTACAGGCGACACCGTCGGCGATCCCTATAAGGATACAGCCGGCCCCGCCGTCAACCCGATGATTAAAATTACCAACATCATCGCGCTTCTTCTGATTGCTGTCTTGGCGCATTAG
- a CDS encoding alpha/beta fold hydrolase — translation MKHLYLTALLGLLVACAPNAAKETPASPSQTLDITTEVTTSQADVLTITRHGNPDGQTLVFIPGLASSASVWEDTVAAFIDNDIRLVQVGGFAGAAAFEPEGSYSDTITRALLDHLNANPGNDTILVGHSMGGFVSLKAAIEAQDKLDSIVIVDSLPYLAGLFMPGASPEQAKASGPMMAKQMVAMPRALFDAQQARGLAQMTKTQSAIPQLTAWGEASDQATVATIMGELMASDLRPILAALQRPVHVIMAYDTAMPVTEAQLTSLYTDQYAAAGDVTLHTIKDSFHFVQWDQADAFQATLRTILE, via the coding sequence ATGAAACATTTATATTTAACAGCCCTTTTGGGGTTGCTGGTTGCCTGTGCGCCAAATGCAGCCAAGGAGACGCCTGCAAGTCCATCTCAAACACTAGATATCACGACGGAGGTAACAACATCACAGGCTGATGTGTTGACCATCACGCGACACGGTAATCCCGATGGGCAGACGCTTGTGTTTATCCCTGGCCTCGCGTCAAGTGCGTCAGTTTGGGAGGACACAGTCGCGGCCTTTATCGACAATGATATTCGCCTGGTGCAAGTCGGGGGGTTCGCAGGCGCAGCGGCGTTTGAACCAGAAGGGTCATATTCTGATACGATAACCCGCGCTTTGCTCGACCACTTAAATGCTAACCCTGGGAACGATACAATTCTGGTCGGTCATTCTATGGGCGGTTTTGTCAGCTTAAAAGCGGCGATAGAGGCGCAAGACAAATTAGACAGTATAGTCATTGTCGATAGCCTCCCCTATCTCGCGGGACTTTTCATGCCGGGCGCAAGCCCAGAGCAGGCCAAAGCCTCAGGCCCGATGATGGCTAAGCAAATGGTCGCTATGCCCCGCGCGCTTTTTGACGCCCAACAAGCAAGGGGCCTTGCGCAAATGACAAAAACACAAAGTGCCATTCCGCAATTAACAGCCTGGGGCGAGGCGTCTGACCAAGCCACAGTTGCCACCATTATGGGTGAATTAATGGCGAGCGATTTGCGCCCTATTTTAGCGGCGCTGCAACGGCCCGTTCACGTCATCATGGCTTATGACACGGCCATGCCAGTGACAGAGGCGCAATTAACGAGCCTTTATACCGACCAATATGCGGCAGCAGGTGACGTCACCTTGCACACAATCAAAGACAGCTTTCATTTCGTGCAATGGGATCAGGCGGATGCGTTTCAGGCAACGCTGCGAACTATTCTGGAGTAG
- a CDS encoding helix-turn-helix transcriptional regulator, producing MENSVKDLRKEQGWSQQDLAERLGVSRQSIISIERGRFDPSLELGIKIARAFGAPVESVFTIDDA from the coding sequence ATGGAAAATTCCGTCAAAGATTTACGCAAAGAACAGGGCTGGTCGCAACAGGATTTAGCCGAAAGGCTCGGCGTATCGCGCCAATCCATCATCTCGATAGAACGCGGCCGGTTCGACCCGTCATTGGAGCTTGGCATAAAAATCGCCCGCGCTTTTGGGGCCCCCGTGGAGAGCGTGTTCACGATTGATGATGCGTAA
- a CDS encoding DUF6384 family protein has protein sequence MTDVFEKPHHLDDVMLAMDVVDTIRHDRALVARDMASVERREDLIDRLRGIYKAQGIEVPDSVLMDGVMALENERFAYHPPKPGLSTKLAGLYIRRRKWLPLFYTLAFILGSVTAVNYVGFVRPAQLNASKTEQLLTQDLPAQLSAAYNTAKDLAATDGLKTRADDLFALGQTALSDRDVGRAETAVEALENFARTLNQSYTMRIVSRYNEASGVYLDSRDDAAVQNFYLIVEAIDAAGNVLSVDVEDEDYQRVERVTKFGVRVPQSVFNRVAADKKDDQIIQDDILGVKQRGLDLPELTISGAENFATGFITEW, from the coding sequence GGATACAATCCGCCATGATAGGGCGCTGGTTGCGCGTGATATGGCCAGCGTGGAACGGCGCGAAGACTTGATTGATCGTCTGCGCGGGATTTACAAAGCCCAAGGCATAGAGGTCCCCGATAGCGTGTTAATGGACGGCGTTATGGCGCTGGAAAATGAGCGCTTTGCCTATCATCCACCCAAGCCAGGATTGTCTACAAAACTTGCGGGTCTTTATATCCGCCGCCGTAAGTGGTTGCCGCTCTTTTATACTCTGGCTTTTATTTTGGGGTCTGTTACTGCGGTCAATTACGTTGGTTTTGTTAGGCCAGCACAACTCAATGCGTCCAAGACAGAGCAGCTCTTAACGCAAGATCTGCCTGCTCAACTCTCTGCGGCCTATAACACAGCCAAAGACTTGGCCGCGACTGATGGTTTGAAAACGCGAGCCGATGACCTCTTCGCGCTGGGGCAAACGGCACTATCAGACCGCGACGTCGGGCGGGCGGAAACGGCGGTAGAGGCTTTGGAAAACTTTGCCCGCACGTTGAACCAAAGTTATACCATGCGGATAGTCTCGCGCTATAACGAGGCCAGCGGCGTTTATTTGGATAGCCGCGATGATGCGGCCGTGCAAAATTTCTATTTGATTGTTGAGGCCATTGACGCGGCGGGTAATGTTTTGTCCGTGGATGTGGAAGACGAAGATTATCAACGTGTCGAACGCGTGACAAAATTTGGTGTGCGCGTGCCGCAATCTGTTTTCAACCGTGTGGCGGCAGATAAGAAAGATGACCAGATTATCCAAGACGATATCTTGGGCGTTAAACAACGCGGGCTGGATTTACCTGAACTGACGATATCTGGGGCAGAAAATTTCGCCACGGGTTTCATCACAGAATGGTAG